Within the Chlorocebus sabaeus isolate Y175 chromosome 7, mChlSab1.0.hap1, whole genome shotgun sequence genome, the region ttttttttaagtagaagtggaggcttgctgtgttgaccagaatagtcttgctatgttggccagagtgttctcaaactcctggcctcaagcagtcctcgcacttcagcctcccaaagtcctaggattacaggcatgagccactgctccctgttgcctttttttttttttttttttttttctttttaagggagATTGAGAAGATCTAAAATGTGACAATGTGTATAACTGTGGGTAAAGGGCCAGTACATATAAGAGAAGCAGCCTGATTGTGTTTTGTCTTAAGAATAGGAGCATCATTATAGTATTATAAGCATTTGCTTTACTAAGTCAAAGTGACAATTGTTGAAAGAAGcctcttgtttttttctcaggTGAAACCTAAACATTTGTCTTGCATTGGAGTCTGTTCTTTTTTGCTGGCTGCTAGAATAGTTGAAGAAGACTGCAATATTCCATCCACTCATGATGTGATCCGGATTAGTCAATGTAAATGTACTGCTTCTGACATAAAACggatggaaaaaataatttcagaaaaattgcACTATGAATTGGAAGCTACTACTGCCTTAAACTTTTTGCACTTATACCATACTATTATACTTTGTCATACTTCAGAAAGGTCAGTGGgattaaagataaattttatacTTTGAGCATTGCTGTAGCTAACAGTAAATAATTGGAATGGCAATGAAATTTGTATGTTTACCTTCTTCAAACTTTCGACTTGGACTTTATTggcaaatctgtttttttttttttttttttgagatggagttgcgctCTGGTTGCCCAgtccggagtgcaatggcgtgatctcggctaactgcaacctccacctcccgggttcaagtgattctcctgtgtcagcctcccgagtagctgggattacaggcgtgtgccaccacacccggctaattttgtattttcagtagagacggggtttctctgtgttagtcaggctggtctcgaactcctgaccttaagtgatccacccgcttcggccttccaaagtgctgggattacaggcttgagccactgcgtctggccctgGCAAATCTTTAAAATcgtttaaaatcatttaaatcttTGGAAGTTTAATAAATCTTTGTTCTTTGCATTTATAGGAAAGAAATACTGAGCCTTGATAAACTAGAAGCTCAGCTGAAAGCTTGCAACTGCCGACTCGTCttttcaaaagcaaaagtaaGTCGATTCCTTGCTTACAtatatatctcacagtttctattttgaattttaaaaaaatattttccttttttttttcttacagccATCTGTATTAGCCTTGTGCCTTCTCAATTTGGAAGTAGAAACTTTGAAATCTGTTGAATTACTGGAAATTCTCTTGCTAGTTAAAAAACATTCCAAGGTAATCACAGTCATTATTCTTAAGCAAATTTCTTTCctgatgtttcatttttttctgtagtgaCTTAAACTTGAATACTTCATGGAACTCTTAACTTTTACACTCGATTTTTTCTTATATCTGTAGTGTTAAAGTTCTGAAAATGCAGCTTTGACCCAGACAATACTAATCCGGAAGGTAACTTGGTCACTTAGCCCAGCTTCTTTCTGTATATAGGTGCCCCTTCTGTAGTAATCATGCCATATGATAGTACAGCTGTTACATTGCCACGTATGCATTGTTCTAAAATGCATTCTAGGAAGTAGACTCAGAACAAACACTAATGGGATAGGATGGGATCACATCACACCTCTAGGGCTGAACTGTCATCCCATTAGCAGCAGCATCAAATAACACCAGCAATGTTGATGTTTTAAACCCCAATGTCTTTTCAAATCCTTTAGGCCAGCTAAGTAAAAGTAAGTCTTACAGTCACAAAGAGGTATAAAACAAAAGCACAGTCCTTTTTCTTAAACTCTCAGTCTAGTTGGAGAAATAAGGAAGTTAACATGAAGTGTTATGTTCTGTCATCTGTTATTGTGTCTTGGTGCCAGGTAATAGTGAATATAGAGAGTACCTGgggattttttgagacagagtcttgctctgttgcccaagctggagtgcagtggcacgatctcggctcaccgcaacctcagcctctccggttcaagtgattctcctgcgtcagcctcccgagtgcctgggactacaggtgctcaccaccatgcttggctagtttttatatttttggtagagatggggtttcgccatgttggccaggctggtcttaaactcctgacctcaagtgatcccaccttccttggcctcccaaagtgctgggattacaggcatgagcctccgtgcccggcttactttggggtttttttaagcaaagaaatAGGGCAGACTAGGAGAAGCATTATGACTGGGAGCCTGTTTGGAGCAAAAGAATCTTTGATAGTGAAAGTTTGGACAGCAAAGGCTTATGGCCAAGAAATTGGTGGACTAGACagatttaaaagtcattttagaGTAGACTTGCAGGTACAATGTCTAGGTGTTAGTCACAAGCAGGAGTAAGGCTGTCCAACTCATAAAACGGTGGTTTTGGAAGCCAAGCATGGAAATGAGGCAAGGAATCATGAATGGCCAAGATTTGTACCTAATGGTGGATGTAATATTAGCATAATTGGCAGGAAATTTGGAAGAAGTTAATTTGTGATGAGAGAAGTATGATTTTAGATGCGTGTATACACAGGTAGGTGTCTAGTAGGTGTTTGGCATTTTGGAATAAGAAGATAAACTGTAGCTGGAGATTGAGATTTGGAATTTCTCATGAAGAAGCAATAGCTGAAACCATGAAAAGCTTGTGGAATCATTTTTGTAGGGGTCAGTTGAAGCTCTGGGGTTTTTAGTTTTGGCCTTTACCCCCAACATTAGGAGCCAAGTGAAGAAAGGTACATCTCCACAAGTAGGAGCACTGTCGGACAGGAAGGAGGTTTTTAAGAAGGAGGTGGTCAAGAGTATTGAATTTTTATAAGAGATCcaatataatgaaaattaaaggTCATTGAATGTATCAGAGGTAATGTCAGTAGAGCAGTGAGAAGGAAGTGGTAGAAACCAGATTATAAGTGGATTAAGATGTAGCTAGATTAGGTGAAAATGGGAGGTCAAGAAAATAGATAGATCTTCTGTTTTCTGATGAAAATATGTGCAATGTGAAGCATTTTGTTTGTAACAGATAACTTTTCGCTTTTGTTTTAATCatgattttattagtttttatctgaacttTTTATTGATATTGATAGCTGGAACCATCTTCAGTGAAAATTGATTCATTGAAATAAACTGAAGACGTTccaaaggaggaaggaaaaacataaaaagaaaaaaaagaaataaactggaGCACTCCCCAGTGGTGGCGGAACTATGTCCTTTTTGGGAAATTTCTCTTCTCTCATATTGCTAATTTCTTTAGTTTTGTATCTCGTGTTATAATGTAAGTGTATGTTGCCAGCAATCCAAACAATGCCTTGTTACAGGAACCCAAATTGGTTTCTGTAAcaaaaggaatgttgaatttctTTGCATTGAGACTAAGGACTATACTTGATAGTTGATTTATTAACAGACCCAGAGTGTTTTTAGGTCAGTGTTTTCTTAGAATAGGCAAAGCTTTCTGTGTATTGAATCCTATGTAATTTTATACTTAGAGTGCTCCTCTCCTAAACCAGTGGTTCCCAAATTTTGACAGTTTGGCTGCACATTACAGTCACCTAGGGAACTTACAAAACTCTTGATGCCCGTGTTGCACTCCTTGTCAATTAAATCAGAATACCAGAGGTGGAAGAGGGTAGTGGGAGCCAggcatctatatatatatatattttctttttcatagctcACCTAGTGATTCCAAGGTGCTGCAAGATTTGGGAGACATTGCcataatctcttaaaatattttttttttttttcagattaatgACGCCGAGTTCTTTTACTGGAGAGAGTTAGTTTCTAAATGCCTAGCTGAGTATTCTTCTCCTGAATGTTGCAAACCAGATCTTAAGAAGTTGGTTTGGATCGTTTCAAGGCGCACAGCCCAGAACCTCCACAACAGCTACTATAGTGTTCCTGAGCTGCCAACGATACCTGAGGGGGGTTGTTTTGATGAAAGTGAAAGGTAGGCGGGTTCCTTCACTAATTAAACTTCCCTAAATATTACTGAGTTTATTATACTCAGAACTGTGGAATAGTGTAAGACATTAGAGAAAGCAAGCCCCTACACTAAGAGCTAAGAATTAAAACCCCAACTCTTCAGGTAAGCAAATTAACCAGAAGTAGTTT harbors:
- the CCNG2 gene encoding cyclin-G2, whose translation is MKDLGAEHLAGREGVQLLGLLNLYLEQEERFQPREKGLSLIEATPENDNTLCPGLRNAKVEDLRSLANFFGSCTETFVLAVNILDRFLALMKVKPKHLSCIGVCSFLLAARIVEEDCNIPSTHDVIRISQCKCTASDIKRMEKIISEKLHYELEATTALNFLHLYHTIILCHTSERKEILSLDKLEAQLKACNCRLVFSKAKPSVLALCLLNLEVETLKSVELLEILLLVKKHSKINDAEFFYWRELVSKCLAEYSSPECCKPDLKKLVWIVSRRTAQNLHNSYYSVPELPTIPEGGCFDESESEDSCEDMSCGEESLSSSPPSDQECTFFFNFKVAQTLCFPS